In Papaver somniferum cultivar HN1 chromosome 9, ASM357369v1, whole genome shotgun sequence, the genomic stretch CCAATTTTAGTTAGTAGTAAATTGCTAAGGGATAAGGGTGGAAGTCTAGATCCACCTCTGGCTCTGGTTAACTTCTTCATACGGAACCATACTACCCTGACATTCATCCTTACTGGAACAACCATTTGCCTATCGGTTTTGTCAGTCTGCTAGACGGTTACTCCCATCATTTATTATACCTTTATCCCAATCTTAGCAATACACTTCCTGTAACTTTCTCTCTTTGACCCTATTCCTCTCTTTATCTCTTCTTGTCTTACTGCATTATATAAATCCCTCTTCTTCCGCTCTTAATTCTAACTCACTCATCACATCCACATTGTGGTAGAGCTCTCCCTCTATCAATCAGCAATGGAGGAAAGCAATGGTTCTTCATTTTCGAGCTTGGGAGCTTATGGTAAAGCTTTGATCGAGACTCCGAAGCGTTTATGTGTACGGGCTGGTTCGGTATCGACTACTTATGAAGAAATGAGTAGGATTCGTGCAAGGTCTGGTTCGAATATGCAGAAAACATTGagatggtttgatttggttgGTTTTGGTATTGGGGGGATGGTTGGTGCTGGTGTTTTTGTTACCACTGGTCGTGCTAGTCTTCTCTATGCTGGTCCAGCTATTGTTTTATCTTATGCTGTTGCTGGACTCTGTGCACTTCTATCTGCTTTTTGTTACACTGAATTTGCTGTTGATATGCCTGTTGCTGGTGGTGCTTTCAGTTACCTTAGGATCACTTTTGGTGAGCATTTTTAATCTCAAAATTGggtgtttttttattttgatttttgggaatttgggaatgggttttgaattgatttttgattttcttaatacAGGTGAATTTGCTGCATTTATAACTGGTGCTAATTTGGTAATGGAGTATGTAGTTTCTAATGCAGCCATTGCTAGAAGTTTTACAGCTTATTTAGGCACTTCAATTGGGGTACATACAACTCAGAAGTGGAGATTCACAGTTTCAGGATTACCCAAAGGGTTTAATGAAATTGATTTCGTTGCCGTCATAGTCGTATTGATCATTACTCTCTGTATTTGTTACAggtacaacaaaaaaaatttcttctattttttcttcACTCTGTTTTGGTATTGGTTTCTAATTTTGATCTTATGATTTTGCAGTACAAAGGAGAGTTCAGTATTGAATATGGTGTTAACAGCAATCCACATCCTGTTTATTGGTTTTATAATATTCGTTGGATTTTGGAGAGGAGAATTGAAGAATTTTACAGAACCATCAAATCCGAAAAAACCAGATGGTTTTTTTCCATATGGAATATCAGGAGTGTTTAGTGGTGCAGCAATGGTTTATTTAAGTTATATTGGATATGATGCTGTATCAACAATGGCCGAAGAAGTTAAGAATCCAAAAAAAGATATACCAATTGGTGTTTCTGGTTCAGTTGTTATTGTCACAGTTCTCTACTGTGCAATGGCCGCTTCAATGTCTATGCTGGTCCCTTATGATGCGGTAAAAATTCATCCAACTCCATATTTATTTTCTTGAATTATGCCATTGTTAAGACATTTAGGATTTTATTATAAGATATATCTAGTTGGTTCGCCATTAATGAATTCTTTTtgttgtttatggtttttgatgtcTTTTCTATGTCTGTTACAACTTTGAAGTCACCATTGTTGGGTCTCTCTCAATCTCTTTCAAACTTTACATTGCCGTTTCCAAATTCGTTATTAATTACCCACATTAATTGACTATTAATGGAAAATcttaattaaacaaaaaaaaaaatcccagaaATGGTATAATCCATAATGTATGCTAATTTGATCCGGGTATGATTTCAGATTGATACGGAGGCGCCATTTTCAGCAGCATTCCGAGGATTATCCGACGGATGGGGATGGGTTTCCAATCTGATTGGTGTGGGGGCCAGTTTCGGAATATTGACATCCCTATTGGTGTCCATGCTGGGTCAGGCTCGGTATCTCTGCGTAATCGGACGGTCGAACGTTGTTCCCGCCTGGTTC encodes the following:
- the LOC113307907 gene encoding cationic amino acid transporter 7, chloroplastic-like → MEESNGSSFSSLGAYGKALIETPKRLCVRAGSVSTTYEEMSRIRARSGSNMQKTLRWFDLVGFGIGGMVGAGVFVTTGRASLLYAGPAIVLSYAVAGLCALLSAFCYTEFAVDMPVAGGAFSYLRITFGEFAAFITGANLVMEYVVSNAAIARSFTAYLGTSIGVHTTQKWRFTVSGLPKGFNEIDFVAVIVVLIITLCICYSTKESSVLNMVLTAIHILFIGFIIFVGFWRGELKNFTEPSNPKKPDGFFPYGISGVFSGAAMVYLSYIGYDAVSTMAEEVKNPKKDIPIGVSGSVVIVTVLYCAMAASMSMLVPYDAIDTEAPFSAAFRGLSDGWGWVSNLIGVGASFGILTSLLVSMLGQARYLCVIGRSNVVPAWFAKVNPRTSTPINASVFLGIFTAAIALFTDLEVLLNLVSIGTLFVFYMVANAVIYRRHVSTGTTNPWPTLSFLLSFSLTSILFTLIWQFATPGKPKAVLLGICTVIGVVIIQIFHFSVKQVRKPEFWGVPLMPWIPSISIFLNIFLLGSLDGASYVRFGFFSVLAVLVYVFYSVHASFDAEGDGCFDEKIQEMKKYNQEEEPNQNSNFDANNSLKV